A region from the Planctomycetia bacterium genome encodes:
- the selA gene encoding L-seryl-tRNA(Sec) selenium transferase, with translation MNDQLRQFPAVHELLALPSFSSLIEEYGREGVTQQLRQILDALRKSVQQGVDVAEQLNSEHLNIQLKEYLAKANRLNLQPVINATGIMLHTNLGRAPLAQEALQAAVMAGEGYLNLELDLKTGKRSHRSLAVRNRLTQLLQCESATVVNNNAAATVIALRALANGKEVIVSRGELVEIGGSFRIPEIMAVSGAILKEVGTTNITRISDYATAVTDNTALLLRVHASNYRIEGHTEAPSLEELVSLGRKVKLPVLDDIGSGALVDMNTWGLHDEPLARHSLEIGADLVMFSGDKLLGGPQAGILAGRADLIQKIESDPLMRAFRVDKMTLAALEATLRIYSNPDKALEQIPLLRMLEIPLALLQERAYALARYLGNVPGLSAHVINTEAMAGGGSLPGKSVSSAGLAIRSEKHSAQTLSQRLRQQQPAILGRIENDQLILDLRTVPADQDQTVLEMVQKANA, from the coding sequence ATGAACGACCAGCTACGTCAATTTCCTGCAGTCCATGAATTATTGGCGCTGCCTTCTTTCAGTTCATTGATTGAAGAATATGGTCGCGAAGGCGTCACGCAGCAACTCAGGCAGATTCTCGATGCACTCCGCAAATCGGTTCAGCAGGGTGTTGACGTTGCCGAACAACTGAACAGCGAACATTTGAACATTCAACTCAAAGAATACCTGGCTAAAGCCAACCGCCTTAATCTGCAACCAGTTATCAATGCAACAGGCATCATGCTGCACACCAATCTGGGACGTGCACCGCTGGCACAAGAAGCTTTGCAGGCAGCAGTAATGGCTGGTGAGGGGTATCTCAATCTGGAACTTGATCTGAAAACAGGCAAGCGTTCTCACCGATCCCTGGCAGTGCGAAATCGACTTACTCAGCTGCTCCAATGCGAATCAGCCACTGTTGTTAACAATAACGCAGCAGCTACAGTCATTGCTCTGCGAGCATTGGCAAATGGTAAAGAAGTCATCGTTTCGCGTGGTGAACTGGTCGAAATTGGAGGCAGTTTTCGTATACCCGAAATTATGGCTGTCAGTGGCGCCATCCTGAAAGAAGTAGGCACCACGAATATCACTCGCATCAGCGATTACGCAACTGCGGTGACGGACAACACTGCATTGTTGTTACGAGTGCATGCCAGTAATTATCGCATTGAAGGCCATACAGAAGCACCCAGTCTTGAAGAGCTTGTTTCGTTAGGTCGCAAAGTGAAACTGCCGGTACTGGACGATATCGGCTCAGGCGCTCTGGTGGATATGAATACCTGGGGCCTTCATGATGAACCGCTAGCTCGTCACAGTCTTGAAATCGGCGCTGACCTGGTCATGTTCAGTGGAGATAAGCTGCTGGGCGGACCACAGGCAGGTATCTTGGCCGGGCGGGCTGATCTGATTCAGAAAATTGAAAGCGATCCGCTGATGCGTGCTTTCCGTGTCGACAAAATGACATTGGCAGCGCTGGAAGCAACGCTTCGCATTTACTCCAATCCGGATAAAGCCCTCGAGCAAATCCCCCTGCTGCGAATGCTCGAAATTCCGTTGGCTCTGTTACAGGAACGTGCTTATGCCCTGGCACGCTATCTTGGCAATGTGCCAGGATTGTCTGCACATGTCATCAATACAGAAGCAATGGCAGGCGGTGGTTCGCTGCCTGGAAAATCGGTTTCCAGTGCCGGACTGGCCATTCGTTCTGAAAAACATTCTGCTCAAACTTTATCACAGCGATTAAGGCAACAGCAACCTGCGATATTAGGTCGTATCGAGAATGATCAGTTGATCCTGGATCTGCGCACCGTACCAGCGGACCAAGATCAAACGGTTCTGGAGATGGTGCAAAAGGCTAATGCCTGA
- a CDS encoding zinc-dependent peptidase: MLINWFRNRRRKQLLQEPWPAAWQEILTANISHVRHLPPDLNADLKQITRILVAEKIWEGCAGLQVTEEMKVTIAAQAAIPLLKITHDYFDRVPSILVYPKPFLTTRPDDNADQDFVPDKAAEGQAVYRGPVILAWDEVLHDGKHPEEGENVVIHEFAHQLDYLDNSVDGVPPLESMDARRQWKQVMQETLQQLHHQFEHHRKPLLFARAASENLTELFAYASELYYCRPDLLSKDYPKVYELLKKYYGVETTDWFRH; the protein is encoded by the coding sequence ATGTTAATTAACTGGTTTCGTAATCGTCGCCGCAAACAACTGCTTCAGGAACCCTGGCCAGCAGCCTGGCAAGAAATCCTCACTGCTAATATTTCCCACGTTCGCCATCTGCCACCTGACCTGAATGCTGATCTGAAGCAGATCACTCGTATTCTTGTTGCTGAAAAAATCTGGGAAGGTTGTGCCGGGTTGCAGGTTACCGAAGAGATGAAGGTTACGATTGCAGCGCAGGCTGCGATTCCCCTTCTGAAGATCACACACGATTATTTTGATCGCGTTCCTTCCATTCTGGTTTATCCCAAGCCCTTTCTGACCACCAGGCCGGATGATAACGCAGATCAGGACTTTGTTCCTGACAAGGCAGCAGAAGGGCAGGCAGTCTATCGAGGCCCGGTGATCCTCGCCTGGGATGAAGTGCTGCATGATGGCAAACACCCTGAAGAAGGGGAGAATGTTGTCATTCATGAGTTTGCACATCAATTGGATTATCTCGACAACAGTGTCGATGGTGTCCCGCCACTGGAATCAATGGATGCCCGCAGGCAATGGAAGCAGGTGATGCAGGAAACCTTGCAACAACTGCATCATCAGTTCGAACATCACCGCAAACCACTGCTTTTCGCACGGGCTGCATCCGAGAATCTTACCGAGTTGTTTGCCTATGCTTCTGAGCTTTACTATTGCAGGCCCGATCTGCTCAGTAAGGATTATCCGAAAGTCTATGAGTTGTTGAAGAAATATTATGGCGTGGAAACTACCGATTGGTTCAGGCATTAG
- a CDS encoding sigma-70 family RNA polymerase sigma factor translates to MIRPPEIENTVEPEQFKSAEEFLPLVYNELHRLASIHLSKEKPGQTLQPTALVHEVFLRLIGPGNASGFANRRHFFGAAAQAMRRILVEHARMKGREKHGGKRSRTQLDLNTLQEIEPDAELLTLHEALEAFARHDTVKAQLVELRFFGGLTLEQAAECLDISLSTADRAWRYARAWLYTAMAEESSEKLE, encoded by the coding sequence ATGATTCGTCCTCCTGAAATTGAGAATACAGTCGAGCCTGAGCAGTTCAAATCTGCGGAAGAATTCCTGCCCCTGGTTTATAACGAACTACATCGATTAGCTTCGATTCATCTCTCGAAAGAAAAGCCGGGGCAGACATTGCAGCCAACTGCACTGGTACATGAAGTTTTTCTGCGGCTGATCGGGCCAGGCAACGCATCAGGGTTTGCCAATCGACGCCATTTCTTTGGTGCAGCAGCACAAGCCATGCGAAGAATTCTGGTGGAACATGCCCGGATGAAGGGACGGGAGAAACATGGTGGTAAGCGATCTCGAACTCAACTCGATCTGAATACCCTTCAGGAAATTGAACCTGACGCAGAATTATTGACTCTTCACGAAGCTCTTGAAGCGTTTGCCCGCCACGATACGGTGAAGGCTCAATTGGTAGAATTGCGTTTCTTCGGCGGTTTAACATTGGAACAGGCGGCTGAGTGTCTGGACATTTCTCTCTCAACAGCTGACCGGGCCTGGCGATATGCCCGTGCTTGGCTCTATACCGCCATGGCTGAAGAATCTTCAGAAAAACTTGAATGA
- a CDS encoding serine/threonine protein kinase has product MSEESLFVAALEASGTDARRRLLDEQCQDNPALRQRVERLLANHDRACGILDRNDGRFLTPGNGSSGIHSRKEYIGKTVGPYRLTELLGEGGFGLVFSAEQQSPLHRTVALKIIRPGMDSREILARFDRERSALALMDHPNIARVLDAGTTENGHPYFVMERVHGEPITTYADQKHLGIPERLQLFLHVCQAVQHAHQKGIIHRDLKPTNIMVAEHDGQPTVKVIDFGIAKALQQQPGDSSFYTCTAQMLGTPSYMSPEQVEMNHDDIDTRTDIYSLGVLLYELLTGTTPFERERLESAGFDEWRRIIREEEPVLPSSRITTLCMEATTVSTNRRSEARQLSRLCKGELDWIAMKALDKDRSRRYATAIDLARDVEHYLHHEPVDASPPSSLYRFRKMLRRHRAAVLVTLLIMFLLIAGIIGTSIGLLQAKQAQLNEEQRAEQEKLQRQRAERAELEARHQANEAKKTSAVASALVQFLRKDLLGQAGSITQLGSQQRPNPQLTVREALDRASARLGDRFKQEPDVEAAILSTMATSYQQLGQYDKAASLFQQSLKLRNNETDQDREEVLQTQNQLALVLRELGRTKEAIVLHEKVRDAYSRLLGHEHPYTLTAMDNLAVAFRDAGRRTEAMKLLEQVREARTRVLGAEDPATLVTYHNIATMHLEAGNNIQAIAELEPICEAKKRVLGPDHLDTLPSISNLATAYWKTRQLDKSIPLFESVLGAQRNQLGNTHPATIGTMANLGVNYRDAGRLDEAITLLKQALETSKQQAVQLWVSNELLLAYTKAGMKPETVRMIHKNLSLHEVKTNQTSLEYAAVLANHAATLMGMKEWGEAESMLRKCLAIRQTKASDNWLTFHAQSQLGGCLLSQKQYAEAETLLLQGYRGLRNITPKQSEQQHSRLILAMDRLIQLYTEINKPDEVKKWQTEKESLSKLTGIK; this is encoded by the coding sequence ATGTCTGAGGAATCGCTCTTTGTGGCAGCCTTGGAAGCATCTGGAACAGATGCACGGCGCAGGCTGTTGGATGAGCAATGCCAGGATAACCCTGCACTGCGTCAACGTGTCGAACGACTGTTAGCCAACCATGATCGCGCTTGCGGAATCCTTGATCGAAATGATGGCCGTTTCTTGACTCCGGGCAATGGCTCGTCCGGGATTCACTCACGCAAGGAATACATTGGAAAAACCGTTGGACCATATCGACTGACTGAACTGCTGGGCGAAGGTGGTTTTGGACTTGTATTCTCCGCAGAACAGCAATCGCCGTTGCACAGAACGGTGGCCCTGAAAATCATCAGACCCGGAATGGACAGTAGGGAAATCCTTGCCAGGTTTGATCGAGAACGTTCGGCGCTGGCCTTGATGGATCACCCCAACATCGCCAGGGTGCTGGATGCAGGCACCACCGAAAATGGCCATCCTTATTTTGTGATGGAACGTGTTCATGGCGAACCCATCACTACCTATGCGGATCAGAAGCATCTGGGAATACCCGAACGATTACAGCTGTTTTTGCATGTTTGCCAAGCTGTACAACATGCTCATCAGAAAGGAATAATCCATCGAGACTTAAAACCCACCAATATTATGGTTGCTGAGCATGATGGACAGCCAACCGTCAAAGTGATCGATTTTGGCATTGCCAAGGCGCTGCAGCAGCAGCCGGGCGATAGTTCCTTTTACACCTGTACCGCCCAGATGCTGGGGACTCCCAGTTATATGAGCCCTGAGCAGGTGGAAATGAACCATGATGATATTGATACGCGTACCGACATCTACTCGCTGGGCGTTCTGCTGTATGAGCTTCTGACGGGAACGACTCCGTTTGAGCGAGAACGACTCGAATCCGCCGGGTTCGACGAATGGCGTCGCATTATTCGTGAAGAGGAACCGGTACTGCCCAGTTCGAGAATCACCACGTTGTGCATGGAGGCGACCACCGTTTCCACCAATCGCCGAAGCGAGGCGCGTCAACTCAGCCGTCTTTGCAAGGGTGAACTCGATTGGATTGCCATGAAGGCGCTCGACAAGGATCGCAGCCGTCGATACGCCACTGCAATCGATCTGGCACGTGACGTTGAACACTACCTGCATCATGAGCCGGTCGACGCATCGCCTCCTTCATCGCTGTACCGGTTCCGAAAAATGCTGCGTCGTCATCGTGCTGCCGTCCTGGTAACTCTGCTGATCATGTTCCTGTTGATAGCTGGCATCATAGGTACGAGCATTGGACTGCTACAGGCGAAGCAGGCACAATTGAACGAAGAGCAGCGTGCCGAACAGGAAAAACTGCAACGCCAGCGTGCTGAGCGAGCAGAGTTGGAAGCCAGGCATCAGGCTAATGAAGCCAAAAAGACCTCAGCGGTGGCATCGGCACTGGTGCAGTTCCTACGCAAGGATTTACTCGGGCAAGCAGGCAGCATAACTCAACTAGGCAGTCAACAACGCCCGAACCCTCAACTGACAGTACGCGAGGCACTCGATAGAGCTTCTGCCAGACTGGGTGACCGGTTCAAGCAGGAACCTGATGTTGAAGCCGCCATCCTTTCCACCATGGCAACAAGTTATCAACAATTGGGCCAGTATGATAAGGCAGCCAGTTTATTTCAACAATCACTGAAGCTCCGTAACAATGAAACTGACCAGGATCGTGAAGAAGTACTGCAAACGCAAAACCAACTGGCACTGGTACTGCGTGAACTTGGACGAACGAAGGAAGCTATAGTCTTGCACGAAAAGGTACGTGATGCCTATTCCAGACTCCTGGGGCATGAACACCCCTACACACTTACGGCAATGGACAATCTGGCCGTGGCATTTCGGGATGCCGGTCGTCGCACTGAAGCAATGAAACTCTTAGAGCAGGTACGAGAAGCACGTACAAGAGTGCTGGGCGCTGAAGACCCGGCAACCCTTGTGACGTATCACAATATTGCCACCATGCATTTGGAAGCAGGCAATAACATCCAGGCGATTGCTGAACTGGAGCCCATTTGCGAAGCGAAAAAGAGAGTTCTGGGGCCAGACCATCTCGATACGCTGCCTTCCATTTCCAACCTGGCTACGGCATACTGGAAAACACGACAGCTTGACAAGTCGATCCCGCTTTTTGAAAGCGTTTTAGGCGCGCAGCGAAATCAACTGGGCAACACGCATCCGGCAACGATCGGAACCATGGCCAATCTGGGAGTCAATTATCGTGATGCTGGCCGGCTTGATGAAGCTATTACTCTTCTGAAACAGGCACTTGAAACGAGTAAGCAGCAGGCCGTTCAACTCTGGGTCAGTAATGAACTCTTGCTCGCATACACCAAGGCAGGAATGAAACCTGAAACGGTCCGCATGATACATAAGAACCTGTCGTTACACGAAGTGAAGACTAATCAAACGAGCCTGGAGTATGCAGCTGTTTTGGCCAATCATGCTGCCACGCTGATGGGCATGAAGGAATGGGGTGAAGCTGAAAGCATGCTCCGAAAATGCCTGGCCATTCGGCAGACTAAGGCGTCGGATAACTGGCTGACATTTCATGCTCAATCACAACTGGGCGGATGCCTGCTTTCACAAAAACAATACGCCGAAGCCGAAACACTTCTGCTTCAAGGGTACCGGGGATTACGCAATATAACGCCGAAGCAGTCGGAACAGCAGCACAGTCGACTCATTCTAGCCATGGATCGCCTCATTCAACTTTACACTGAAATCAATAAGCCCGACGAAGTGAAGAAGTGGCAAACCGAAAAGGAATCACTTTCCAAACTGACTGGAATTAAGTGA
- a CDS encoding sigma-70 family RNA polymerase sigma factor: MNQSELLPQVYEELRRLAAARLAHERGDHTLDATALVHEAYLKLGGERSFSSKSGFMQAAAQAMRRILVDHARRRNAQKRDGGQRLHLDPDQFAVAGLRDDLVEALDEALQRLAQAEPRIAELVQLRYFAGASIPEVAAILEIAPRTADAWWAYAKAWLTAELQKY, from the coding sequence GTGAATCAATCAGAACTCCTGCCACAGGTCTACGAGGAACTCCGCCGCCTGGCGGCAGCCAGGTTGGCTCACGAACGGGGCGATCATACGCTCGATGCCACCGCCCTGGTACATGAAGCCTATCTGAAACTAGGGGGCGAGCGTTCCTTCAGCAGCAAAAGCGGGTTCATGCAGGCTGCGGCCCAGGCGATGCGACGAATTCTGGTCGATCACGCTCGCCGCCGGAATGCCCAGAAGCGGGATGGCGGGCAGCGTCTCCATCTGGATCCTGACCAGTTCGCTGTGGCCGGACTGCGAGACGACCTGGTGGAAGCCCTCGACGAAGCATTGCAACGGTTGGCCCAGGCAGAGCCTCGCATCGCCGAACTGGTGCAACTCCGTTACTTCGCCGGTGCCAGTATCCCCGAAGTGGCTGCCATTCTTGAGATTGCTCCCCGCACCGCTGATGCCTGGTGGGCCTATGCCAAGGCCTGGCTGACGGCTGAACTTCAGAAATATTGA
- a CDS encoding tetratricopeptide repeat protein, which yields MNELDLFTAALSIQDSQARAAYLNEHCQGNMPLRQRLEELLKAYHQADQVLPEVPAIDPNMTELFTGQKKDHQIGTIIAAKYKLLEEIGEGGMGTVFVAEQTEPVKRKVAVKLIKPGMDSKSVLARFEAERQALAMMDHPNIAKVLDAGLTEERRPYFVMEYIKGLPLTKYCDDAKLSIDERLKLFIQICQAVQHAHQKGIIHRDLKPTNILIALYDGKPVPKVIDFGLAKALHQSLTEKTLHTGHEMVLGTPLYMSPEQAELNNLDIDTRSDIYSLGVILYELLTGVTPLEKQRFKEAAWAEVLRIIKEEEPSKPSTKLNSSESLPSVAAQRQMDPKKLSSLMRGDLDWIVMKALEKDRNRRYETADGFAADVLRYLSGEAVTAAPPTAGYRLRKFLKRNKGKVIAAGLVFLALMLGIAGTTWGMLEANQAWLAENKRAEGERLAKLDAEHKQSELVIQKERAEKSEELARHRLLEVSAERDEKEKARKEAESITSFLCDIFQSPDPIRDGREITVAETLDKASRKLDDDVSIEPDTRVNLQASLGRTYYSLGLAKQAIPLQEKVRDYWNSKHGVNHPITLKAMNYLADSYCDVDRWEEASQISEQVLRFRHQLLGSEHPDTLIAMKDMANILEHQGLIKKSLVMTEELLKLCNKVHGPEHSETLTAMHNLAAIYFNAGRKPEALKLGQQVLELRRKVSGNDHRDTITALRALSYFYFDAGMRDDACGMMEQVVQLRQKKFGPEHSSTLNAMSTLGEYHSKMNRHQDAVKIFEKVVTLRRKVNGAQHSATARDLYLLATSYFEVGRRDESIALHEEAVKIMQKVLGSKHPQTLAVMNNLSMSYFNINAHEKAIALREELVDLCKEALGSDHQDTLSTIGNLIFSYTTVGRFEKALKLQDELLKLHRRIYGNENPVTIKVMHHLAKIYSDMKCWDDAIHLHEEILVIKRKINGEEHQDTLFTKGWLAFTYCQSGRHFDEIKLRREILTVYRKQLPKDSPKLAEHLVNLGSALLKVNLFQEAESVLGECLAIREKNQPVAWSTFNTYSMLGSTLLGQKKYSDAERLLLKGFEGMRACYGKTPETDTARQSMQQRLPEALDRLIQLYTETNNPDEVKKWQAEKEKLPKPVEPVKK from the coding sequence ATGAATGAACTCGATCTGTTTACCGCAGCCCTGTCGATTCAGGATTCCCAGGCTCGTGCTGCTTATCTGAATGAGCACTGCCAGGGCAATATGCCGTTGCGCCAACGGCTGGAAGAGCTGCTCAAGGCTTATCATCAGGCGGACCAGGTGCTGCCTGAAGTGCCCGCCATCGATCCCAACATGACCGAGCTGTTCACCGGTCAGAAGAAGGATCACCAGATCGGCACGATCATTGCCGCCAAGTACAAGCTGTTGGAAGAGATCGGCGAAGGCGGTATGGGCACGGTCTTCGTCGCTGAGCAGACCGAACCGGTGAAGCGCAAGGTAGCAGTCAAACTGATCAAGCCCGGTATGGATTCCAAGAGTGTGCTGGCACGCTTCGAAGCGGAACGACAGGCCCTGGCGATGATGGATCATCCCAATATTGCCAAGGTGCTTGATGCAGGATTGACCGAGGAGCGTCGGCCCTACTTTGTCATGGAGTACATCAAGGGACTGCCACTCACCAAATACTGCGACGATGCGAAGCTCTCCATTGATGAACGGCTGAAGCTGTTCATCCAGATCTGCCAGGCGGTGCAGCATGCTCATCAGAAGGGCATCATCCATCGTGATCTGAAGCCCACCAATATCCTGATCGCTCTGTATGATGGCAAACCGGTGCCCAAGGTGATTGACTTCGGCCTGGCCAAGGCGCTGCATCAATCGCTCACAGAGAAGACACTGCATACCGGCCACGAAATGGTGCTGGGCACGCCGCTCTACATGAGCCCGGAGCAGGCGGAACTCAATAACCTCGATATCGATACTCGCTCCGACATCTATTCGCTGGGGGTCATTCTGTATGAACTTCTCACCGGTGTAACACCTCTGGAGAAACAGCGATTCAAGGAAGCAGCCTGGGCCGAGGTGCTCAGGATCATCAAGGAAGAGGAACCAAGCAAGCCGAGCACGAAGCTGAACAGTTCTGAAAGCCTGCCTTCAGTGGCAGCACAGCGGCAGATGGATCCGAAGAAGTTATCGTCATTAATGCGCGGCGATCTCGACTGGATCGTGATGAAGGCTTTGGAGAAAGATCGTAATCGGCGGTATGAGACAGCCGATGGGTTTGCAGCGGATGTACTGAGGTATCTGTCGGGGGAGGCAGTGACGGCTGCACCGCCCACTGCTGGATATCGGCTGAGGAAGTTTTTGAAACGGAACAAAGGAAAAGTGATTGCAGCGGGGCTGGTGTTTCTGGCATTAATGTTGGGAATAGCCGGGACAACATGGGGTATGTTAGAAGCCAATCAGGCGTGGCTGGCTGAGAACAAAAGGGCCGAGGGTGAGCGACTTGCCAAACTTGATGCAGAACACAAACAATCTGAATTAGTGATCCAGAAGGAGAGAGCGGAGAAGAGTGAGGAGTTAGCCAGGCATCGGCTATTGGAAGTTTCAGCAGAACGAGACGAGAAGGAAAAGGCTCGCAAGGAAGCAGAAAGCATCACTTCCTTTCTTTGCGATATTTTTCAAAGCCCCGACCCGATAAGGGATGGGAGAGAGATTACTGTTGCAGAAACATTAGACAAAGCATCGAGAAAGTTGGACGATGATGTTTCCATTGAACCTGATACTAGAGTCAACCTGCAAGCATCTCTTGGACGAACTTACTATTCCTTAGGTCTCGCTAAGCAGGCAATACCTCTACAGGAAAAGGTACGGGATTACTGGAATTCTAAACACGGTGTAAATCACCCCATCACGCTAAAGGCAATGAACTATTTGGCTGATTCATACTGTGATGTCGACCGCTGGGAAGAGGCAAGTCAGATTAGTGAACAGGTACTACGTTTCCGACATCAACTATTAGGGTCAGAACATCCTGATACATTAATTGCAATGAAAGACATGGCGAATATACTTGAACACCAAGGCTTGATAAAAAAAAGTTTGGTTATGACAGAGGAATTATTGAAATTATGCAACAAGGTCCACGGCCCTGAACATTCTGAAACATTAACAGCGATGCACAATCTAGCAGCTATTTATTTTAATGCTGGACGCAAACCAGAGGCTTTAAAACTAGGTCAGCAAGTATTGGAACTCCGTCGCAAAGTCAGCGGCAATGATCATCGAGACACGATTACAGCCTTGAGGGCATTGTCCTATTTTTATTTTGATGCCGGAATGAGAGATGATGCATGCGGGATGATGGAACAAGTAGTTCAACTTCGCCAAAAAAAATTTGGTCCAGAACATTCCAGTACTCTTAATGCGATGAGCACTCTGGGTGAATATCACTCAAAAATGAATCGTCATCAGGATGCTGTTAAGATTTTTGAAAAAGTGGTGACTCTACGACGTAAAGTTAACGGTGCGCAACACTCAGCAACTGCTAGAGATTTGTACTTGCTCGCAACATCCTACTTTGAAGTTGGCCGTCGTGACGAGTCAATTGCTTTACATGAGGAGGCAGTAAAAATAATGCAGAAAGTGCTTGGGTCAAAGCATCCACAGACGTTGGCAGTCATGAATAACTTATCTATGTCGTATTTCAATATAAACGCTCATGAAAAGGCTATCGCTTTACGGGAAGAATTAGTGGATCTTTGTAAGGAAGCACTTGGTTCCGATCACCAAGACACCCTGAGTACCATAGGAAACTTGATATTTTCATATACCACAGTGGGTAGATTCGAAAAAGCATTGAAACTGCAAGATGAATTATTGAAGCTACATAGAAGGATTTATGGGAATGAGAATCCAGTTACGATCAAAGTCATGCATCATCTTGCAAAAATATATTCTGATATGAAATGCTGGGATGATGCAATCCATTTGCATGAAGAAATATTGGTTATCAAAAGAAAAATAAATGGAGAAGAACACCAGGATACACTGTTTACTAAAGGCTGGCTTGCATTCACCTATTGCCAATCGGGCCGCCATTTTGATGAAATCAAACTTCGACGTGAGATTTTAACCGTTTATCGAAAGCAGTTGCCTAAAGACAGTCCAAAATTGGCGGAGCATTTAGTCAACCTTGGATCCGCTTTATTGAAGGTAAATTTATTTCAGGAAGCAGAATCTGTTCTAGGCGAGTGTTTGGCCATCCGCGAAAAGAACCAACCCGTAGCTTGGAGTACCTTTAATACGTATTCCATGCTCGGCAGCACTCTCCTAGGTCAAAAGAAATATTCCGATGCGGAACGGTTACTTCTGAAGGGCTTTGAGGGTATGAGAGCATGCTACGGCAAGACTCCGGAGACTGACACTGCCCGACAGAGTATGCAACAACGCCTCCCCGAAGCCCTCGACAGACTCATCCAGCTTTACACGGAAACCAACAATCCCGACGAAGTGAAGAAGTGGCAGGCGGAGAAGGAGAAATTACCCAAGCCAGTTGAGCCAGTGAAGAAATAG
- a CDS encoding ATP-binding cassette domain-containing protein gives MGTSAIQIDASKHYLHEAEPLRYCFTIELGKTLALLGRSGSGKTTLLRLLAGLEQPSKGAIVWPDVITRLSHPFGMVFQQTVLIPHLNVRENLAIGWRLHYNEFRKLWWARTEPSELRQRLDEAIPLLELEPYLSRLPSELSGGQRQRVALGRCLIRRPAVFLLDEPLSHLDLAIALRIRDRLVTCFQRWQSTVVWVTHDPAEAKAVADRVISLDEPSITVTTTSDT, from the coding sequence ATGGGTACGTCAGCCATCCAGATTGATGCCAGCAAGCACTATCTTCATGAAGCAGAGCCATTACGGTATTGCTTTACCATAGAACTGGGCAAGACTCTGGCTCTTCTGGGTCGTTCTGGCTCCGGCAAAACCACCCTGCTACGGTTGCTGGCCGGGTTGGAACAGCCTAGCAAGGGGGCAATAGTCTGGCCGGATGTCATTACCCGCTTGAGTCATCCATTCGGCATGGTTTTCCAGCAGACCGTGCTGATTCCGCACTTAAACGTCAGGGAGAACTTGGCGATTGGCTGGCGATTACACTATAATGAGTTCCGTAAGCTCTGGTGGGCGAGAACGGAACCTTCCGAACTCCGCCAGCGGCTGGACGAAGCGATTCCTCTCCTGGAGTTGGAACCGTACCTGTCGCGACTCCCTTCGGAACTCTCCGGAGGTCAAAGGCAACGAGTCGCCCTCGGTCGGTGCTTGATCCGCCGCCCGGCGGTTTTTTTGTTGGATGAACCTCTCTCCCACCTCGACCTGGCGATTGCCCTGCGAATACGTGACCGATTGGTTACATGCTTCCAGCGATGGCAGTCCACGGTTGTCTGGGTGACTCACGATCCCGCTGAAGCAAAGGCTGTAGCAGACCGTGTCATATCCCTGGATGAGCCTTCTATTACGGTGACTACCACGAGTGACACATGA